One segment of Thioflexithrix psekupsensis DNA contains the following:
- a CDS encoding CHAT domain-containing protein yields MAQQHAGLAEQILNLYIDTGLSYGKLTRVDKKIEYEETGLTHAQSWLAMAQQYAGLAGKILLLYKNTGGSYGQLTRVDKQIEYYETGLTHAQSWLAMAQQHAGLADQILGLYDNHISSFGNQRLAALVIDQLPYLGVWSWVGLRRSEVAGEIAHNWRNHLSTDHDPEVIAQGCRQLWEDNVTRWHQPEQPQRVFPCLDTEDLLALAETLYLIEQSEYHKELSGLLERWENLSDFDGQNQQLRNKIQAHEQKIEQLTLALSPVHSTRLRDKLWHWPRRYFLRKQQQEQHTLRDHAQQKQYALANNPNWLKEADNLQKEILKILHHNYCQQYSLDDELWTLHNFSALTLALLSLTTDKPDEEWQDTPIWQQPERLRSFFAAPAWQSWLVPTSKFILKNWLLSPLNPNPKKAQFIQRHLSPEFSYSENFDSTLHQTLQQLTQQTDPALDPLWQQNKEKTKQLLPFFQTFTLHAQTDEDTLRREILTACLLGDIGDYLKRTLEQELAHLFPLALEQQNITVTFAALNQRLHYLVAHYEPLHSRLGEYVHNWAAVRLKEQCQQDTISLASIWDTLERSRMGLMVAQNNLPQDWKQTIGKLAWDALRDSFNRLISDLPVKPADPWSVAQAWITQFQNWLQRVSISQCQQKLQAHQAIVQLFFDPNTGTLKYLTLTREGLKLNDLPEDCAQIHWYNDEETGVADRWMDHQDNNWVVSKERKTFYDWHAAENPTDPHWQATMNSNTVQTVANALEKYAKEAKCTQLFVIFPAPLGQLPWEALDQCAAWLNRAVSISHWFHQIERYYDTQQRWLFSLSPHSNLPCAVPEALWVEQHWHTQIAKDLIKRDSPEQNYPIFQAIAELKNSRQVWLITHGQYVHGEPRLSGLQLNGADKKENIDLPIWLIQAMRFNSELVVLSACVSNVTGNAAEGWLAPLGIGPALAAAGANRVIGTLWSVNEVSTFMFAHCLCEIQANHKELELYQQVEKAKQKMRTMKQAEFTAIVEQFKQTYPDTRITCTAKFTAFQSHPNPLSHYRDWAGFIVMG; encoded by the coding sequence ATGGCGCAGCAACACGCGGGGCTGGCGGAGCAGATTCTGAATTTATACATCGACACAGGTCTTAGCTATGGGAAACTCACTCGTGTGGATAAGAAAATAGAATATGAGGAGACAGGTCTTACTCACGCGCAATCGTGGCTCGCTATGGCGCAACAATACGCGGGGCTGGCGGGGAAGATTCTATTGTTATACAAAAATACAGGTGGTAGCTACGGGCAACTCACGCGTGTGGATAAGCAAATAGAATATTACGAGACAGGTCTCACTCATGCGCAATCGTGGCTCGCTATGGCGCAGCAACACGCGGGGCTGGCGGATCAGATTCTGGGGTTATACGATAATCATATCTCTTCATTTGGCAACCAAAGGTTAGCCGCCCTAGTCATAGACCAACTGCCCTATTTGGGGGTATGGTCTTGGGTGGGACTGCGTCGTTCTGAGGTTGCTGGGGAAATAGCCCATAACTGGAGAAATCATTTATCTACCGATCACGATCCCGAAGTCATCGCCCAAGGTTGTAGGCAACTTTGGGAGGACAATGTCACTCGTTGGCATCAGCCTGAACAGCCGCAACGGGTTTTTCCCTGTCTTGATACGGAAGATTTGTTGGCTTTGGCGGAAACCTTGTATCTGATTGAACAAAGCGAATACCATAAGGAATTATCTGGGTTGTTGGAACGCTGGGAAAATTTGAGTGATTTTGATGGGCAAAACCAGCAGCTACGCAATAAAATCCAAGCGCATGAACAAAAAATTGAACAGCTTACTCTGGCATTATCTCCAGTCCACTCCACCCGCCTGAGGGATAAACTCTGGCACTGGCCGCGTCGCTATTTTTTACGTAAACAGCAACAAGAGCAACACACGCTCCGCGACCATGCCCAACAAAAACAATACGCCTTGGCAAATAATCCCAACTGGCTGAAAGAAGCGGATAATCTACAAAAAGAAATACTTAAAATATTGCACCACAATTATTGTCAGCAGTATTCCTTAGATGATGAATTGTGGACGCTACACAATTTCTCTGCTTTAACTTTAGCCTTACTTAGCCTAACCACGGATAAACCCGATGAGGAGTGGCAGGACACGCCAATTTGGCAACAACCTGAACGCTTACGTTCTTTTTTTGCTGCACCTGCATGGCAATCTTGGTTAGTTCCAACCAGCAAATTCATTTTGAAAAATTGGTTGCTTTCGCCGTTAAATCCTAATCCCAAAAAAGCCCAATTCATTCAACGGCATTTATCGCCTGAATTCAGCTACAGCGAAAACTTTGACTCCACGCTACACCAAACCCTACAACAACTCACTCAACAAACCGACCCTGCTTTAGACCCGCTTTGGCAACAAAACAAAGAAAAAACCAAGCAATTGCTGCCTTTTTTTCAAACATTTACCCTACACGCGCAAACTGATGAAGATACCTTGCGCCGCGAAATACTTACCGCTTGTTTATTGGGCGATATAGGCGATTACCTTAAAAGAACGCTAGAACAAGAATTAGCGCACCTGTTCCCGCTGGCTTTAGAACAACAAAATATTACAGTCACTTTTGCCGCTTTAAATCAACGCCTTCATTACCTTGTGGCGCATTACGAACCACTCCACAGTCGTTTGGGCGAATATGTACACAACTGGGCGGCTGTGCGGCTCAAAGAGCAGTGTCAACAAGACACGATTTCCCTTGCATCCATTTGGGACACTTTAGAACGCAGTCGCATGGGATTAATGGTGGCGCAAAATAATTTGCCTCAAGATTGGAAACAAACCATAGGCAAATTGGCATGGGATGCTTTAAGAGACAGTTTCAATCGATTAATCAGTGATCTCCCCGTTAAACCCGCAGACCCTTGGTCAGTAGCGCAAGCGTGGATAACCCAATTTCAAAACTGGTTACAGCGCGTCTCCATAAGCCAATGCCAACAAAAATTACAAGCACATCAAGCCATTGTCCAATTATTTTTTGACCCGAATACTGGCACATTAAAATACTTAACCTTGACGCGAGAAGGCTTAAAGTTAAACGATTTGCCTGAAGATTGCGCCCAAATTCACTGGTACAATGACGAGGAAACAGGAGTGGCTGATCGTTGGATGGATCATCAAGACAATAATTGGGTGGTTTCTAAAGAAAGAAAGACTTTTTACGACTGGCACGCCGCTGAAAATCCCACAGACCCGCATTGGCAAGCCACCATGAACAGCAACACCGTACAAACGGTGGCTAATGCCTTAGAAAAATACGCAAAAGAGGCAAAATGCACGCAATTATTCGTTATTTTTCCCGCACCTTTGGGACAATTACCGTGGGAAGCCTTAGACCAATGCGCTGCTTGGTTGAATCGTGCCGTTAGCATTAGCCACTGGTTTCATCAAATCGAGCGTTATTACGACACCCAACAGCGTTGGTTATTCAGTTTATCGCCTCATTCCAATTTACCCTGCGCCGTTCCAGAGGCCTTATGGGTTGAGCAACACTGGCACACGCAAATCGCTAAAGACCTCATTAAACGAGACAGCCCAGAACAGAATTACCCTATTTTTCAAGCCATAGCCGAATTAAAAAACAGTCGTCAAGTGTGGCTAATTACCCATGGTCAATATGTGCACGGCGAACCCCGATTAAGCGGTTTACAGCTCAATGGTGCGGATAAAAAAGAAAATATTGACTTACCGATTTGGTTAATTCAAGCCATGCGTTTTAACAGTGAGCTAGTGGTGTTGTCGGCTTGTGTTTCAAATGTTACAGGGAATGCCGCAGAGGGTTGGCTTGCCCCTTTGGGAATTGGCCCTGCTTTAGCTGCGGCGGGCGCGAATCGAGTCATTGGCACATTGTGGTCAGTCAACGAAGTCAGTACATTTATGTTTGCCCACTGTCTATGCGAAATTCAGGCAAATCATAAAGAACTTGAATTATATCAACAAGTTGAAAAAGCAAAACAAAAAATGCGCACCATGAAACAAGCCGAATTTACCGCGATTGTTGAGCAATTCAAGCAAACCTATCCCGACACCCGTATCACTTGCACCGCTAAATTTACCGCCTTCCAATCCCATCCTAATCCTTTAAGCCATTATCGAGATTGGGCAGGATTTATTGTGATGGGTTGA
- a CDS encoding IS630 family transposase: MNKRYEDLEELMSTGEAREVKRAMAVRMSLLGFVRAEAALAYCVSVQFVDKWKAIYLASGVEGLKLAYKGSPGYLKPREREDVINWIQEKKTITIEELKRYLKEEYDVFYSSNTSYTKLLEEANLSYKKTHKENSAKDEVKVEAKKKEIKDLIDKEREQIESGEVMYWMQDESHQLWGDICGYVWSKKGERTSIKMSNYRTSQTWYGAVNIYTGEFILDRAKKADTKYTIDFINWLIYRYKEARHVIIWDGASYHRSEGLRTYLEKLNGGLPESEWKVRLLRFAPNAPEQNPVEDIWLQGKNWVRKNFHRLSSFKEVTSMFETFLSGKVFKFNKIKQYLIPNI; encoded by the coding sequence ATGAACAAAAGATATGAAGATTTAGAAGAGTTAATGTCAACAGGTGAGGCGAGAGAAGTGAAGCGAGCGATGGCAGTAAGAATGTCTTTGCTTGGTTTTGTGCGTGCGGAAGCGGCTTTAGCGTATTGTGTCAGTGTGCAATTTGTGGATAAATGGAAAGCCATTTATTTAGCGTCAGGGGTTGAAGGATTAAAGTTAGCGTATAAAGGCTCACCAGGGTATTTAAAGCCGCGTGAACGAGAAGATGTGATTAATTGGATACAAGAAAAGAAGACAATAACAATAGAGGAACTAAAGAGATACTTAAAAGAGGAGTATGATGTTTTCTATTCTTCAAATACTTCTTATACTAAATTATTAGAAGAAGCGAATTTAAGTTATAAGAAGACACACAAAGAGAATTCGGCAAAAGATGAGGTAAAAGTAGAAGCTAAAAAAAAAGAGATTAAGGATTTAATAGATAAGGAGCGTGAACAGATAGAAAGTGGAGAGGTAATGTACTGGATGCAAGACGAAAGCCATCAGTTGTGGGGAGATATTTGTGGTTATGTTTGGTCGAAAAAAGGAGAAAGAACGTCAATAAAGATGAGTAATTATCGCACGTCTCAAACGTGGTATGGAGCGGTGAATATTTATACGGGAGAATTTATTTTAGATAGGGCAAAGAAAGCTGATACAAAATATACGATAGACTTTATTAACTGGCTCATTTACAGATATAAAGAAGCCCGTCATGTGATTATTTGGGATGGTGCAAGTTATCATCGTTCTGAAGGTTTAAGAACTTATTTAGAGAAATTAAATGGGGGACTTCCAGAATCAGAATGGAAAGTTCGTTTATTAAGATTTGCGCCCAATGCCCCAGAGCAAAATCCAGTCGAGGATATTTGGCTTCAAGGTAAGAATTGGGTCAGAAAGAATTTTCATCGTCTATCAAGCTTTAAAGAAGTCACTAGTATGTTTGAGACCTTTTTGTCAGGTAAAGTGTTTAAGTTTAATAAAATTAAACAGTATCTTATACCTAATATCTAG